In Sardina pilchardus chromosome 10, fSarPil1.1, whole genome shotgun sequence, one genomic interval encodes:
- the mlc1 gene encoding membrane protein MLC1: protein MSTTSLPRRNPDLLLSHKGDTVEPYYQETLLHYAPYRGHLPTMQRDELAVGREELSYDRVSTLERAERVATLERSTLGRRLDHDSYTVDVRASDLQLPPARPVHPCLSYRTWLYSALIGSSLLVTTGFSLYLGNVFPVAMDYLRCAAGSGIPAAIVSFAIAKNRHVAVSDFQVMFVSSFAVTTTCLVWFGCKLVLSPSALNINFNLILLILLEVLLASTVILSARSAEDCCSRSKMGYVAPRKPAKFPTRVLKAYSVIEVIVGISAVFGGIIALNMDALMPGPYLSVTFFWILVACFPSAIASHVAAEYPNKCLVEVLIAISSVTSPLLFSASGYLSSSVISVIEIFQQEIPTSKQSYDILLLILLVLLLVQAVLTVSTVVHCASYKSHIHQGAPEWEDNLPPPPRLYEHQASNGSLREFDKDKAWKAVVVQMAQ from the exons ATGAGCACCACCTCTCTCCCCCGGCGCAATCCTGATCTTCTTTTGTCTCACAAAGGAGACACAGTGGAGCCCTACTACCAGGAGACCCTGCTGCACTACGCGCCGTACAG gGGCCACCTTCCCACGATGCAGCGGGACGAGCTGGCGGTGGGCCGGGAAGAGCTCAGCTACGACCGCGTGTCCACCCTGGAGCGGGCGGAGCGCGTGGCCACGCTGGAGAGGAGCACGCTGGGCCGCCGGCTGGACCACGACAGCTACACGGTGGACGTGAGGGCCAGCGACCTGCAGCTGCCGCCGGCCAGGCCCGTCCACCCCTGCCTCAGCTACCGGACCTGGCTCTACAGCGCCCTCATCGGG AGCAGTCTGCTGGTCACCACTGGCTTCTCCCTGTACCTGGGCAATGTGTTCCCTGTGGCCATGGACTACCTGCGCTGTGCTGCAGGCTCT GGTATCCCGGCAGCAATCGTTAGCTTCGCCATTGCCAAAAACAGACATGTTGCA GTGTCAGATTTCCAGGTGATGTTTGTGTCCTCCTTTGCCGTGACGACCACCTGCCTGGTGTGGTTTGGCTGCAAGCTGGTCCTCAGTCCCTCTGCCCTCAAT ATCAACTTTAACCTCATCCTGCTCATCCTCCTGGAAGTGCTGCTGGCCAGTACGGTCATCCTCTCTGCCCGCTCAGCTGAGGACTGCTGCAGCCGCTCTAAG ATGGGGTATGTTGCACCTAGAAAACCTGCCAAGTTCCCCACTAGAGTCCTGAAGGCCTACTCT GTGATTGAGGTGATCGTGGGGATCTCCGCCGTGTTTGGTGGCATCATCGCTCTGAACATGGACGCCCTCATGCCAGGACCCTACCTGTCCGTCACCTTCTTCTGGATCTTGGTGGCT tgtttcCCCAGCGCCATAGCCAGCCATGTGGCAGCCGAGTATCCCAACAAGTGTCTC GTGGAGGTGTTGATTGCCATCAGCAGCGTGACGtcccctctgctcttctccGCCTCGGGCTACCTGTCCAGCAGCGTCATCAGTGTCATCGAGATCTTCCAGCAAGAGATCCCCACCTCCAAA cagtcCTATGACATCCTCCTGCTGATCCTGCTGGTACTGCTGCTGGTGCAGGCGGTTCTGACCGTGTCCACGGTGGTGCACTGTGCCTCCTACAAGAGCCACATCCACCAGGGGGCGCCAGAGTGGGAGGACAACCTGCCACCACCCCCACGCCTCTATGAG CATCAGGCGTCCAATGGCAGTTTGAGGGAGTTTGATAAGGACAAGGCTTGGAAGGCTGTAGTGGTGCAGATGGCCcagtga